In Gossypium raimondii isolate GPD5lz chromosome 12, ASM2569854v1, whole genome shotgun sequence, a single window of DNA contains:
- the LOC105765048 gene encoding FCS-Like Zinc finger 2, producing MESSGPSRRTCFIQEDDGLASIVDMEAGYSGSHYQKVNQNGFLSRPLCYSRRSSLRNLSSFSSSSSSGSVSSPRPARFYDARFEDVHQPYFLDVCFLCKKPLGCNRDIFMYRGDTPFCSEDCRQEQIEIDEAKEKDMNLSSSVKAMRKKGQRESTSPNEAQGYSIRTSTVAAA from the exons ATGGAGTCTTCAGGACCTTCAAGGAGGACTTGTTTCATCCAAGAAGATGATGGATTGGCTTCCATTGTAGATATGGAGGCTGGATATTCAGGAAGCCATTACCAAAAGGTTAACCAAAATGGGTTTCTTTCAAGACCTCTTTGTTACTCTAGAAGGAGTAGTTTGAGGAAtctatcttctttttcttcttcatcttcttctggTTCAGTTTCTTCTCCGAGGCCTGCTCGCTTTTATGATGCCAGATTTGAAGACGTTCATCAACCCTATTTCTTGGATGTTTGCTTTCTTTGCAAGAAGCCTCTTGGGTGTAACCGTGACATCTTCATGTACAG AGGGGACACACCTTTCTGCAGTGAAGACTGCAGACAAGAACAAATCGAGATAGATGAAGCTAAAGAAAAGGACATGAACCTTTCTTCCTCAGTGAAAGCTATGAGAAAGAAGGGCCAAAGGGAGTCTACATCTCCGAATGAAGCTCAAGGTTACTCTATTCGAACTAGCACAGTTGCAGCTGCTTAA
- the LOC105765050 gene encoding uncharacterized protein LOC105765050 isoform X1: MDGLIKGLLDVAIGHEGDNESQDERSRSSSAQAVSGDQDHQRDEHSRSSWAQVVSGDQDHEKQVQSQWQGSGSRPSGRTHKTEYGGYEKNEGDERRHGYNQNKWNRKEQEEENNDGWETVGKKPRRRPQKVNMDHWQGYKRPPSEQEYSDEVGTGTSIEPSEEELADFLQACNRLWQLDLNRLEPGKDYQIDCGEGKKVFQKEDMAEGSLFCYVDEDIFRTKPTFARFCSLLDNYNPNAGCKEVVTSEEKQEQAAFIEEISRTAPIKYLHKYLSRKGIVSENYQDFKRMLTSLWFDLYGRGGTSGSSSAFEHVFVGEIKQHCEQEVSGFHNWLQFYLEEAKGCVDYHGYILPRRRGETPDSETQLLTVQFEWNGVLKSVSSTLVGVSPEFEIALYTLCFFVGGEDNYVQLGPYSVNIKCYRFGNKIGSVFPIAEC, encoded by the exons ATGGACGGACTGATCAAGGGTTTACTGGACGTCGCTATTGGCCACGAGGGAGATAATGAGTCTCAAGATGAACGCTCCAGATCCAGTTCGGCACAG GCGGTGTCAGGGGATCAGGATCACCAACGAGATGAACACTCCAGATCCAGTTGGGCGCAG GTGGTGTCAGGGGATCAGGATCACGAAAAACAG GTGCAGAGCCAATGGCAGGGTTCGGGTTCAAGACCTTCGGGGAGGACCCACAAG ACCGAGTATGGGGgatatgaaaaaaatgaaggtgATGAGCGACGACATGGTTATAACCAAAATAAGTGGAACAGAAAG GAGCAAGAAGAGGAGAATAATGATGGCTGGGAAACTGTTGGCAAAAAGCCTCGAAGACGGCCACAAAAG GTTAATATGGATCACTGGCAAGGGTATAAACGACCTCCTAGTGAGCAAGAATACTCTGATGAGGTTGGAACTGGTACTAGCATCGAACCTTCAGAAGAGGAACTTGCTGACTTTTTGCAAGCTTGCAACAGGCTGTGGCAACTTGATTTAAACCGTCTGGAACCTGGAAAGGATTATCAAATTGACTGTGGTGAAGGGAAGAAGGTTTTCCAGAAGGAAGATATGGCAGAAGGAAGCCTATTTTGTTATGTTGATGAGGACATTTTTAGAACAAAACCTACATTTGCTCGTTTTTGTTCTCTCTTGGATAATTACAACCCAAATGCTGGGTGCAAGGAAGTTGTTACATCTGAGGAGAAACAAGAGCAGGCTGCATTTATAGAAGAAATCAGTAGAACTGCGCCTATTAAATATCTTCACAAGTACCTGTCTCGGAAGGGCATTGTATCTGAAAACTATCAAGATTTCAAAAGAATGTTGACAAGCCTATGGTTTGATCTTTATGGTCGAGGAGGTACATCTGGTTCCTCTTCTGCTTTTGAACATGTTTTTGTTGGGGAAATCAAGCAACATTGTGAGCAAGAAGTTAGTGGCTTCCACAATTGGCTTCAG TTTTACCTAGAAGAAGCAAAAGGATGTGTTGATTATCATGGTTATATATTACCCCGAAGACGTGGGGAAACT CCTGACTCCGAGACACAGTTGCTTACAGTTCAGTTCGAATGGAATGGGGTTCTTAAATCCGTGTCAAGTACATTGGTTGGGGTGAGTCCTGAGTTTGAAATTGCTCTCTATACTCTGTGTTTCTTCGTGGGTGGAGAGGATAACTATGTACAGCTGGGTCCATACTCTGTGAACATCAAGTGCTACCGATTTGGAAATAAAATCGGTTCTGTATTTCCAATAGCAGAATGTTGA
- the LOC105765050 gene encoding uncharacterized protein LOC105765050 isoform X2 — MVNMDHWQGYKRPPSEQEYSDEVGTGTSIEPSEEELADFLQACNRLWQLDLNRLEPGKDYQIDCGEGKKVFQKEDMAEGSLFCYVDEDIFRTKPTFARFCSLLDNYNPNAGCKEVVTSEEKQEQAAFIEEISRTAPIKYLHKYLSRKGIVSENYQDFKRMLTSLWFDLYGRGGTSGSSSAFEHVFVGEIKQHCEQEVSGFHNWLQFYLEEAKGCVDYHGYILPRRRGETPDSETQLLTVQFEWNGVLKSVSSTLVGVSPEFEIALYTLCFFVGGEDNYVQLGPYSVNIKCYRFGNKIGSVFPIAEC, encoded by the exons ATG GTTAATATGGATCACTGGCAAGGGTATAAACGACCTCCTAGTGAGCAAGAATACTCTGATGAGGTTGGAACTGGTACTAGCATCGAACCTTCAGAAGAGGAACTTGCTGACTTTTTGCAAGCTTGCAACAGGCTGTGGCAACTTGATTTAAACCGTCTGGAACCTGGAAAGGATTATCAAATTGACTGTGGTGAAGGGAAGAAGGTTTTCCAGAAGGAAGATATGGCAGAAGGAAGCCTATTTTGTTATGTTGATGAGGACATTTTTAGAACAAAACCTACATTTGCTCGTTTTTGTTCTCTCTTGGATAATTACAACCCAAATGCTGGGTGCAAGGAAGTTGTTACATCTGAGGAGAAACAAGAGCAGGCTGCATTTATAGAAGAAATCAGTAGAACTGCGCCTATTAAATATCTTCACAAGTACCTGTCTCGGAAGGGCATTGTATCTGAAAACTATCAAGATTTCAAAAGAATGTTGACAAGCCTATGGTTTGATCTTTATGGTCGAGGAGGTACATCTGGTTCCTCTTCTGCTTTTGAACATGTTTTTGTTGGGGAAATCAAGCAACATTGTGAGCAAGAAGTTAGTGGCTTCCACAATTGGCTTCAG TTTTACCTAGAAGAAGCAAAAGGATGTGTTGATTATCATGGTTATATATTACCCCGAAGACGTGGGGAAACT CCTGACTCCGAGACACAGTTGCTTACAGTTCAGTTCGAATGGAATGGGGTTCTTAAATCCGTGTCAAGTACATTGGTTGGGGTGAGTCCTGAGTTTGAAATTGCTCTCTATACTCTGTGTTTCTTCGTGGGTGGAGAGGATAACTATGTACAGCTGGGTCCATACTCTGTGAACATCAAGTGCTACCGATTTGGAAATAAAATCGGTTCTGTATTTCCAATAGCAGAATGTTGA